From Scophthalmus maximus strain ysfricsl-2021 chromosome 14, ASM2237912v1, whole genome shotgun sequence, one genomic window encodes:
- the LOC118283208 gene encoding trace amine-associated receptor 13c-like, translating into MEALEEAELCFPQLNTSCKRAMLPHSELIYSALSCITLLTVVLNLLVVISISHFRQLHTTTNLLLLSLAVADFCVGLLQMPVLLLHNQGCWYLGDIMCAVHYFLGFIVISVSVGSMVLISVDRYIAICEPMFYTTKVTLMRVKVCVCLCWIFSTVHSSWILRDFLKQPNMYNSCYGDCVVVVNFAEGLVDLVVTLLGPILVIVILYLRVFAVAVSQARAMRSHVAVVSLERSETVKARKSEMKAARTLGIVVLVFLLCSCPYYCFAVAAESNLVGASFASLQIWMLYFNSCLNPVIYVFFYPWFRKTIKHIVTLKILQPGSCEANVL; encoded by the exons ATGGAGGCCCTGGAGGAAGCTGAACTCTGCTTTCCCCAACTCAACACCTCCTGCAAGAGGGCGATGCTTCCTCACTCAGAGCTCATCTACAGCGCGTTGTCCTGCATCACTCTGCTCACTGTGGTTCTTAACCTGCTGGTCGTCATCTCTATCTCACACTTCAG GCAGctccacaccaccaccaacctcctcctgctctctctggCTGTTGCAGACTTTTGTGTGGGTCTCCTGCAGATGCCAGTTCTACTTCTCCACAACCAAGGCTGCTGGTACCTCGGTGACATTATGTGTGCTGTACATTACTTCTTGGGTTTCATCGTTATCAGCGTCTCTGTAGGAAGCATGGTGCTCATATCTGTTGACCGCTATATAGCAATTTGTGAGCCCATGTTCTACACCACCAAAGTTACTCTGATGAGAGTGAaagtatgtgtttgtctgtgttggataTTTTCTACTGTCCACAGCAGTTGGATCCTGAGGGATTTCTTAAAACAACCCAACATGTACAACTCCTGTTATGGAGATTGTGTAGTTGTGGTCAATTTTGCTGAAGGACTTGTGGATCTTGTTGTGACTTTATTAGGCCCAATTTTAGTCATTGTAATTTTGTATTTGAGAGTCTTTGCCGTGGCTGTTTCTCAGGCTCGAGCCATGCGCTCTCACGTTGCAGTCGTCTCACTTGAGcgatcagagactgtaaaagccaggaaatctgaGATGAAAGCTGCCAGGACTCTCGGTATTGTCGTACTCGTGTTTCTGCTCTGCTCTTGTCCATattattgttttgctgttgcGGCTGAGAGCAACTTGGTCGGGGCGTCCTTTGCATCCCTTCAAATTTGGATGTTGTACTTTAATTCCTGTCTCAACCCTGTGATCTATGTTTTTTTCTACCCTTGGTTCAGAAAAACGATCAAACACATTGTGACACTGAAGATACTGCAGCCTGGCTCCTGTGAGGCCAACGTACTGTAG
- the LOC118282637 gene encoding trace amine-associated receptor 13c-like, whose protein sequence is MESPDGAELCFPQLLNTSCRKPLQDRAEAAFLYVLLSGISSLTVTLNLLVIISISHFRQLHTSTNLLLLSLAVSDFLVGFLLMPVQVHLVGGCWFLGRLICSLYYYASFILTSASVGNMVLISVDRYVAICDPLCYHTKVTQKRVKVSVCLCWAGSLLYNGVILNVFLKNPDTYNSCYGECVVVINFATGAVDVVLTFIGPIAVIVVLYMKVFVVAVSQARAMNSHIAAVTHQASVSVTARKSERKAARTLGIVVVVFLICFCPYFYPSLTGQDMSTSVAFSIFGVWLLYCNSCINPVIYAFFYPWFRKSIKLIVTLQILQHDSCDAHIL, encoded by the exons ATGGAGAGTCCGGACGGAGCTGAACTCTGCTTCCCACAGCTCCTGAACACCTCGTGCAGGAAGCCGCTGCAGGATCGAGCTGAGGCCGCTTTCCTTTACGTCCTCTTGTCCGGCATCTCGTCGCTCACTGTGACTCTCAACCTGCTGgtcatcatctccatctcccactTCAG gcagctccacacctccaccaacctcctcctcctctcgctggcCGTCTCAGACTTCCTCGTTGGCTTCCTGCTGATGCCGGTTCAAGTCCACCTCGTAGGCGGCTGCTGGTTTTTGGGAAGGTTGATATGCAGTTTATATTACTATGCCTCTTTTATTCTTACATCTGCCTCAGTGGGAAACATGGTGCTCATATCGGTCGACCGATACGTGGCCATTTGTGACCCTCTCTGTTACCATACCAAAGTCACTCAGAAAAGAGTCAAAGTGAgcgtttgtctgtgttgggcTGGTTCTCTGTTGTACAACGGCGTGATACTGAACGTCTTCCTGAAAAATCCAGACACCTACAATTCCTGCTACGGAGAGTGTGTGGTCGTGATTAACTTCGCAACAGGAGCTGTTGACGTCGTGCTGACCTTCATTGGCCCCATTGCGGTCATCGTCGTTCTGTACATGAAGGTGTTCGTGGTGGCTGTGTCTCAGGCTCGAGCGATGAATTCTCACATCGCAGCCGTCACACACCAGGCCTCGGTTAGTGTAACCGCCAGGAAGTCGGAGAGAAAAGCAGCCAGGACTCTTGGAATTGTCGTGGTTGTGTTTCTAATATGTTTCTGCCCTTATTTCTATCCCTCTCTCACGGGACAGGACATGTCAACCAGCGTGGCATTTTCGATTTTTGGGGTGTGGCTGCTTTATTGTAACTCCTGTATAAATCCAGTGATTTATGCTTTTTTCTATCCCTGGTTTAGGAAATCGATCAAACTCATCGTTACACTTCAGATATTGCAGCACGACTCCTGTgacgcacacatactgtag
- the LOC118282657 gene encoding trace amine-associated receptor 13c-like, producing the protein MESPDGAELCFPQLLNTSCRKPQQDRAEAAFLYVLLSGISLLTVTLNLLVIISISHFRQLHTSTNLLLLSLAVSDFLVGFLLMPVEVHLVGGCWFLGSMICSLYNYASFIVTSASVGNIVLISVDRYVAICEPLCYHTKVTQKRVKVSVCLCWAGSLLYNGVILNVFLKNPDTCNSCYGECVVVINFATGAVDVVLTFIGPIAVIVVLYMKVFVVAVSQARAMNSHIAAVTHQASVSVTARKSERKAARTLGIVVVVFLICFCPYFYPSLTGQDMSTSGAFSIFGVWLLYCNSCINPVIYAFFYPWFRKSIKLIVTLQILQHDSCDAHIL; encoded by the exons ATGGAGAGTCCGGACGGAGCTGAACTCTGCTTCCCACAGCTCCTGAACACCTCGTGCAGGAAGCCGCAGCAGGATCGAGCTGAGGCCGCTTTCCTTTACGTCCTCTTGTCCGGCATCTCGTTGCTCACTGTGACTCTCAACCTGCTGgtcatcatctccatctcccactTCAG gcagctccacacctccaccaacctcctcctcctctcgctggcCGTCTCAGACTTCCTCGTTGGCTTCCTGCTGATGCCGGTTGAAGTCCACCTCGTAGGCGGCTGCTGGTTTTTGGGAAGCATGATATGCAGTTTATATAACTATGCCTCTTTTATTGTTACATCTGCCTCAGTGGGAAACATTGTGCTCATATCGGTCGACCGATACGTGGCCATTTGTGAACCTCTCTGTTACCATACCAAAGTCACTCAGAAAAGAGTCAAAGTGAgcgtttgtctgtgttgggcTGGTTCTCTGTTGTACAACGGCGTGATACTGAACGTCTTCCTGAAAAATCCAGACACCTGCAATTCCTGCTACGGAGAGTGTGTGGTCGTGATTAACTTCGCAACAGGAGCTGTTGACGTCGTGCTGACCTTCATTGGCCCCATTGCGGTCATCGTCGTTCTGTACATGAAGGTGTTCGTGGTGGCTGTGTCTCAGGCTCGAGCGATGAATTCTCACATCGCAGCCGTCACACACCAGGCCTCGGTTAGTGTAACCGCCAGGAAGTCGGAGAGAAAAGCAGCCAGGACTCTTGGAATTGTCGTGGTTGTGTTTCTAATATGTTTCTGCCCTTATTTCTATCCCTCTCTCACGGGACAGGACATGTCAACCAGCGGGGCATTTTCGATTTTTGGGGTGTGGCTGCTTTATTGTAACTCCTGTATAAATCCAGTGATTTATGCTTTTTTCTATCCCTGGTTTAGGAAATCGATCAAACTCATCGTTACACTTCAGATATTGCAGCACGACTCCTGTgacgcacacatactgtag
- the LOC118282582 gene encoding trace amine-associated receptor 13c-like: MESPDGAELCFPQLLNTSCRKPQQDRAEAAFLYVLLSGISLLTVTLNLLVIISISHFRQLHTSTNLLLLSLAVSDFLVGFLLMPVQVHLVGGCWFLGRLICSLYNYASFIVTSASVGNIVLISVDRYVAICEPLCYHTKVTQKRVKVSVCLCWTSSLLYNGVILKDSLKNQDTYNSCYGECVVVINFATGAVDVVLTFIGPIAVIVVLYMKVFVVAVSQARAMKSHIAAVTRQGSVRVTARKSERKAARTLGIVVVVFLICFCPSFYPFLMGQDMSTSGAFSIFGVWLLYCNSCINPVIYAFFYPWFRKSIKLIVTLQILQHNSCDAHIL, encoded by the exons ATGGAGAGTCCGGACGGAGCTGAACTCTGCTTCCCACAGCTCCTGAACACCTCGTGCAGGAAGCCGCAGCAGGATCGAGCTGAGGCCGCTTTCCTTTACGTCCTCTTGTCCGGCATCTCGTTGCTCACTGTGACTCTCAACCTGCTGgtcatcatctccatctcccactTCAG gcagctccacacctccaccaacctcctcctcctctcgctggcCGTCTCAGACTTCCTCGTTGGCTTCCTGCTGATGCCGGTTCAAGTCCACCTCGTAGGCGGCTGCTGGTTTTTGGGAAGGTTGATATGCAGTTTATATAACTATGCCTCTTTTATTGTTACATCTGCCTCAGTGGGAAACATTGTGCTCATATCGGTCGACCGATACGTGGCCATTTGTGAACCTCTCTGTTACCATACCAAAGTCACTCAGAAAAGAGTCAAAGTGAgcgtttgtctgtgttggaccAGTTCTCTGTTGTACAACGGCGTGATACTGAAAGACTCCCTGAAAAATCAAGACACCTACAATTCCTGCTACGGAGAGTGTGTGGTCGTGATTAACTTCGCAACAGGAGCTGTTGACGTCGTGCTGACCTTCATTGGCCCCATTGCGGTCATCGTCGTTCTGTACATGAAGGTGTTCGTGGTGGCTGTGTCTCAGGCTCGAGCGATGAAGTCTCACATCGCAGCCGTCACGCGCCAGGGATCAGTTCGTGTAACCGCCAGGAAGTCGGAGAGAAAAGCAGCCAGGACTCTTGGAATTGTCGTGGTTGTGTTTCTAATATGTTTCTGTCCGTCTTTCTATCCCTTTCTCATGGGACAGGACATGTCAACCAGCGGGGCATTTTCGATTTTTGGTGTGTGGCTGCTTTATTGTAACTCCTGTATAAATCCAGTGATTTATGCTTTTTTCTATCCCTGGTTTAGGAAATCAATCAAACTCATTGTTACACTTCAGATATTGCAGCACAACTCCTGTgacgcacacatactgtag
- the LOC118283021 gene encoding olfactory receptor 142-like, protein MENSTETVSFVLALYGDLGRMKYLYFTLAMLFYIAVIVANSVLIIIIYMDQNLHEPMYLFLCSLFVNEIYGSTSLLPCFMVHILSETHEISAIFCFIQIFNIHTYGTVEFGTLTIMAYDRYVCICKPLHYNAILTKRKVQFGILVIWIVCFLEIGILLCFTIRLKFCGTIINKVFCANHLVVDLSCSSDRTVSIVHDLVFGLIFTVAAPVTYISYSYAKILSVCLKASKETKTKALETCTPHLVSLISFVFACFYSLITQRFDIFSVPYPLCVVLSTYAMVIQPLQNPIIYGLKLSKIRNACKNLLTLKTLQPYIFRGAYLNSTVHY, encoded by the coding sequence ATGGAGAACTCAACAGAGACGGTGTCCTTCGTGTTGGCTCTGTATGGAGACTTGGGACGGATGAAGTACCTGTATTTCACACTGGCTATGCTTTTTTACATAGCGGTGATTGTGGCCAACTCTGTACTTATTATAATAATCTATATGGACCAAAATCTGCATGAGCCGATGTATCTGTTCCTGTGTAGTTTATTCGTAAATGAAATATACGGCAGCACGTCTTTGTTGCCCTGCTTTATGGTACATATCTTGTCAGAGACTCATGAAATTTCTGCCATCTTCTGCTTCattcaaatattcaacattCACACATATGGAACTGTTGAATTTGGAACACTGACGATAATGGCATATGACcgatatgtgtgtatttgtaagCCATTGCATTACAATGCCATATTAACTAAAAGAAAGGTACAATTTGGCATACTCGTTATCTGGATAGTTTGTTTCTTAGAGATCGgaattttgttgtgtttcacaATTCGTTTAAAGTTTTGTGGGACTATTATCAACAAAGTGTTTTGTGCAAATCACCTAGTAGTTGACCTTTCTTGTTCCTCTGACAGAACAGTGTCAATTGTTCACGACCTGGTTTTTGGTCTTATTTTCACCGTCGCTGCTCCTGTCACTTATATTTCATACAGCTATGCAAAGATTTTGTCCGTTTGTTTGAAAGCGTCCAAAGAGACCAAGACGAAGGCTCTGGAAACCTGCACTCCACATTTAGTTTCACTCATTAGCTTCGTCTTTGCCTGTTTTTACAGCTTGATCACTCAGAGATTTGACATATTTTCTGTTCCAtatcctctgtgtgttgtgttgtctacGTATGCAATGGTCATCCAGCCTCTTCAGAATCCAATCATTTATGGTCTTAAACTGTCCAAAATTAGAAATGCTTGTAAAAATCTGTTGACATTAAAAACGTTGCAACCCTACATTTTTCGTGGAGCGTATTTAAATTCTACAGTTcattattaa
- the LOC118282678 gene encoding trace amine-associated receptor 13c-like, which produces MEALEEAELCFPQLNTSCKRAMLPHSELIYTVLSCITLLTVVLNLLVIISISHFRQLHTTTNLLLLSLAVADFCVGLLQIPILFLHNQGCWYLGDIMCAVHYFLGFIVISVSVGSMVLISVDRYIAICEPMFYTTKVTLMRVKVCVCLCWIFSTVHSSWILRDFLKQPNMYNSCYGDCVVVVNFAEGLVDLVVTLLGPILVIVILYLRVFAVAVSQARAMRSHVAVVSLERSETVKARKSETKAARTLGIVVLVFLLCSCPYYCSAVAAESNLVGASFASLQIWLLYFNSCLNPVIYVFFYPWFRKTIKHIVTLKILQPGSCEANVL; this is translated from the exons atgGAGGCCCTGGAGGAAGCTGAACTCTGCTTTCCCCAACTCAACACCTCCTGCAAGAGGGCGATGCTTCCTCACTCAGAGCTCATCTACACCGTGTTGTCCTGCATCACTCTGCTCACTGTGGTTCTTAACCTGCTGGTCATCATCTCTATCTCACACTTCAG GCAGctccacaccaccaccaacctcctcctgctctctctggCTGTTGCAGACTTTTGTGTGGGTCTCCTGCAGATTCCAATTCTATTTCTCCACAATCAAGGCTGCTGGTACCTCGGTGACATTATGTGTGCTGTACATTACTTCTTGGGTTTCATCGTTATCAGCGTCTCTGTAGGAAGCATGGTGCTCATATCTGTTGACCGCTATATAGCAATTTGTGAGCCCATGTTCTACACCACCAAAGTTACTCTGATGAGAGTGAaagtatgtgtttgtctgtgttggataTTTTCTACTGTCCACAGCAGTTGGATCCTGAGGGATTTCTTAAAACAACCCAACATGTACAACTCCTGTTATGGAGATTGTGTAGTTGTGGTCAATTTTGCTGAAGGACTTGTGGATCTTGTTGTGACTTTATTAGGCCCAATTTTAGTCATTGTAATTTTGTATTTGAGAGTCTTTGCCGTGGCTGTGTCTCAGGCTCGAGCCATGCGCTCTCACGTTGCAGTCGTCTCACTTGAGcgatcagagactgtaaaagccaggaaatctgaGACGAAAGCCGCCAGGACTCTCGGTATTGTCGTACTCGTGTTTCTGCTCTGCTCTTGTCCATATTATTGTTCTGCTGTTGCGGCTGAGAGCAACTTGGTCGGGGCGTCCTTTGCATCCCTTCAGATTTGGTTGTTGTACTTTAATTCCTGTCTCAACCCTGTGATCTATGTTTTTTTCTACCCTTGGttcagaaaaacaatcaaacacattGTGACACTGAAGATACTGCAGCCTGGCTCCTGTGAGGCCAACGTACTGTAG